A single genomic interval of Acidovorax sp. 1608163 harbors:
- a CDS encoding M20 family metallopeptidase codes for MQDTAAALSTALTIEPAVRTQVLDWLASQQQAMQDLLQKVVNIDSGSRDEAGVTAVAHALAERLQAAGVPVQFEPVPGYGVLLHAQVNAAGAGAPIILMGHMDTVYPAGTVAKRPYREEAGRAYGPGVADMKSGLVLNVFVAEAFARCGGLQAPLHLFFSCDEEIGSPATRDLITARARGARAVLNAEPGRVSGNLVTSRKGSMVVEFEVQGVAAHAGINHAAGASAIDALARKTLALHALTDPATGITANVGVVQGGIVPNMVAPHAKAEVDLRFTADTDPDALLERVRAIVEEESVPRTQGRITVARRTMPMKTTPEYLLALYQQGARSLGFEVQGEFTGGAADSGLTASVGVPTLCATGPVGGHPHTEREYCELTTFVPRAQAVALAVLGHP; via the coding sequence ATGCAAGACACTGCCGCAGCCCTCTCCACCGCCCTGACCATTGAGCCCGCCGTGCGCACCCAGGTGCTGGACTGGCTGGCCAGCCAGCAGCAAGCCATGCAGGACCTGCTGCAAAAAGTGGTCAACATCGACAGCGGCAGCCGCGATGAAGCGGGCGTGACGGCCGTGGCCCATGCCCTGGCCGAACGTTTGCAGGCTGCGGGCGTGCCTGTGCAGTTCGAACCCGTGCCTGGCTATGGCGTGTTGCTGCATGCGCAGGTCAACGCTGCAGGGGCCGGGGCGCCCATCATCCTCATGGGGCACATGGACACGGTGTACCCCGCAGGCACGGTGGCCAAGCGCCCCTACCGCGAAGAAGCGGGCCGGGCCTACGGCCCCGGCGTGGCCGACATGAAGTCGGGCCTGGTGCTCAACGTGTTTGTGGCCGAGGCATTTGCGCGCTGCGGCGGCCTGCAGGCACCGTTGCACCTGTTCTTTTCGTGCGATGAAGAGATTGGCTCGCCCGCCACGCGCGACCTCATCACTGCCCGCGCGCGTGGGGCACGGGCGGTGCTCAATGCCGAGCCCGGCCGCGTCAGCGGCAACCTGGTCACCAGCCGCAAGGGCTCGATGGTGGTGGAGTTTGAGGTGCAAGGCGTGGCCGCCCACGCAGGCATCAACCACGCCGCAGGCGCCAGCGCCATCGACGCGCTGGCCCGCAAGACGCTGGCGCTGCACGCGCTGACCGACCCCGCCACCGGCATCACCGCCAACGTGGGCGTGGTGCAAGGCGGCATCGTGCCCAACATGGTGGCGCCCCACGCCAAGGCCGAGGTGGACCTGCGCTTTACCGCCGACACCGACCCCGATGCCTTGCTGGAGCGCGTGCGCGCCATCGTCGAAGAAGAATCCGTGCCCCGCACCCAGGGCCGCATCACCGTGGCCCGCCGCACCATGCCGATGAAGACCACGCCCGAGTACCTGCTGGCGCTGTACCAGCAGGGCGCACGGTCGCTGGGCTTTGAGGTGCAGGGCGAATTCACGGGCGGCGCGGCCGATAGCGGCCTCACCGCCTCGGTGGGTGTGCCCACGCTGTGCGCCACGGGCCCCGTGGGCGGCCACCCGCACACCGAGCGCGAATACTGCGAGCTGACCACCTTTGTGCCACGCGCACAGGCCGTGGCGCTGGCCGTGCTGGGCCACCCTTGA
- a CDS encoding MurR/RpiR family transcriptional regulator codes for MKSTLQTPIALLTERLARQSATLTSSERALAEGLERDYPHALLESATALATRHGTSASTVVRLFAKLGYASYAEAQREARAEVTALLQTAGQRAPVTIGTERSLQQCVDDALLHDQHNLNATRDGLDMAAFEAITTRLAEGTGRVYVLAQINSAPVAAWLALHLNMCRPGVQELGAGAIDTTDQLLWVQPEDVLLAFSIRRYASGPVKVAQRFRDAGAQVFSITDSSAAPLAALAHQRVLVRTSNASPFDSYTAAFFLCNALVSAVAQLRHAAVPETLQRRDGLWKDVEAQLIVDSHAPAGRRGKR; via the coding sequence ATGAAATCTACATTGCAAACACCCATCGCCTTGCTGACCGAACGCCTGGCCCGCCAAAGCGCCACACTCACCAGCAGCGAGCGCGCCTTGGCCGAAGGCCTGGAGCGTGACTACCCCCATGCGCTGCTGGAATCGGCCACCGCCCTGGCAACGCGCCACGGCACCAGTGCCTCGACCGTGGTACGGCTGTTTGCCAAACTGGGCTACGCCAGCTATGCCGAAGCCCAGCGCGAGGCCCGTGCCGAAGTCACGGCGCTGCTGCAGACGGCGGGGCAGCGCGCGCCCGTCACCATCGGCACCGAGCGCAGCCTGCAGCAGTGCGTGGACGACGCCCTGCTGCACGACCAGCACAACCTGAACGCCACACGCGACGGGCTGGACATGGCGGCCTTTGAGGCCATCACCACCCGCCTGGCCGAGGGCACCGGCCGGGTGTATGTGCTGGCGCAGATCAACAGCGCCCCCGTGGCCGCCTGGCTGGCCCTGCACCTGAACATGTGCCGCCCCGGCGTGCAAGAGCTAGGCGCCGGGGCCATAGACACCACCGATCAATTGCTGTGGGTGCAGCCCGAGGATGTGCTGCTGGCCTTCAGCATCCGCCGCTACGCCAGTGGCCCGGTGAAGGTGGCGCAGCGGTTTCGGGATGCTGGCGCGCAGGTCTTCAGCATCACCGACAGCAGTGCCGCGCCCTTGGCGGCCCTGGCCCACCAACGCGTGCTGGTGCGCACGTCCAATGCTTCACCGTTCGACTCGTACACCGCCGCCTTCTTCCTGTGCAACGCCCTGGTGTCGGCCGTGGCCCAGTTGCGGCATGCAGCGGTGCCCGAAACCCTCCAGCGCCGCGATGGCCTTTGGAAGGATGTGGAGGCGCAGCTCATCGTGGACAGCCACGCCCCTGCGGGACGGCGGGGCAAGCGCTAG
- a CDS encoding amino acid ABC transporter ATP-binding protein: MIELKNVSKWYGPVQVLNECSATIQKGEVVVVCGPSGSGKSTLIKTINALEPFQKGEISVDGVKLHDPSTNLPKLRSRVGMVFQHFELFPHLSVTDNLTIAQIKVLGRSADDAKKRGLKMLERVGLIAHKDKFPGQLSGGQQQRVAIARALSMDPIVMLFDEPTSALDPEMVGEVLDVMVGLANEGMTMMCVTHEMGFARKVSNRVIFMDVGGKILEDCSKDDFFNNPDARQPRTKDFLNKILQH, from the coding sequence ATGATCGAACTCAAGAACGTATCCAAGTGGTATGGGCCCGTGCAGGTGCTCAACGAGTGCTCGGCCACCATCCAAAAAGGCGAAGTGGTGGTGGTGTGCGGCCCTTCAGGCTCCGGCAAGTCCACGCTGATCAAGACCATCAACGCGCTGGAGCCCTTTCAAAAGGGTGAAATCTCGGTGGATGGTGTGAAGCTGCACGACCCCAGCACCAACTTGCCCAAGCTGCGCAGCCGCGTGGGCATGGTGTTCCAGCACTTCGAGCTGTTCCCTCACCTGTCGGTGACGGACAACCTGACGATCGCGCAGATCAAGGTGCTGGGCCGCAGCGCGGACGACGCCAAGAAGCGCGGCCTGAAGATGCTGGAGCGCGTGGGCCTGATCGCCCACAAGGACAAGTTCCCCGGGCAGCTCTCGGGCGGCCAGCAGCAGCGCGTGGCCATTGCCCGTGCGCTGAGCATGGACCCCATCGTGATGCTGTTCGACGAACCCACTTCGGCGCTTGACCCCGAAATGGTCGGCGAAGTGCTGGATGTGATGGTGGGCCTAGCCAACGAAGGCATGACCATGATGTGCGTGACCCACGAAATGGGCTTTGCCCGCAAGGTGAGCAACCGCGTGATCTTCATGGACGTGGGTGGCAAGATCCTGGAAGACTGCTCCAAGGACGACTTCTTCAACAACCCCGATGCACGCCAGCCGCGCACCAAGGATTTCCTCAACAAGATCCTGCAGCACTGA